GAGTCTCGCTATGACAGCAGGCTGGGCGAGAGCGACATTCTGGTAGCGGGAGACGATCGCGCATTTGGCGCGAATAATTTTTATGGCAACTATCCCTCGTATGAGCGCACGAAGGGATGGTTTGCATCGATGCAGCAGGCGCTGGGCCAGCACACAGATGCGGCGTTTGGCTATCGCAGGCATACGGATGAGTATGTGTTGTTCAGGAATGATCCTGCGATTTATGAGAACAACCACATTGACACGAGCTGGCAGGCTGCTCTGCGACGCCATGATGCGGCTGGACGCGATACGCGGCTTTTTTATGGGTTGGAAGCGGATGGGGACGGGATTCACAGCAACAACCTGGGCGTGCATGCGCGCAACTGGGGCGCGGGGTATCTGGATGCCGAGGTGCAGGCAGGGCGCGCGAGCCTGAGCGCGGGGCTGCGGCAGGAGATTATCAGCGGAGGGTATTTCATCACGAGCCCGATGCTGGCGGCGGGATATTTTGTGACGCAGAAGATCAAGCTGCGCGGCAATGTCGGGTATGGGTTTCGACTGCCGACGTATCTCGATCTTTATTACAGCGATCCGGGCACGATTGGGAATCCGCACTTGAAGCCGGAGTCTGCGTGGAACTTTGAGGGCGGCGCGGACTGGTTTGCGAATGCGCGGCTTTATGTGGCATCGACAGTTTTTTATTCGCGACAGCATGATGCGATTGATTACACGCGCGCGACGGCGAGCGATCCTTACCAGGCGACGAATCTGACAGGGTTGAGCTTTGTGGGCTGGGAGAACAGTGCGGTGTGGCAGCCGGATGATGCGAACGAAATGAAAGCTTCATGGACGCTGCTCTCAGGCGCGCAGAAGGCACTGCATGGATTGCAGTCGGAGTATGTGTTCAATTATCCGGTGAACAACGCGAGCCTGGAAGGCACGCATACGTGGGCCGCGGGGTACATGGTGCATTCCCGCATTGGAGTGACGGAGCGGTATGAGAAGAGCCCGTATGCGGTGTGGGATCTGGCGGGTGCGCGCGATGTGGGCCGCTGGCGGCCGTATGTGCAACTGACGAACATTACGAATACGGGCTATCAGGAAGTTTATGGCGTGCAGATGCCGGGACGCGCGGTCGTTGCGGGGTTAGAGATTTCGCTTACACGCGGGGCTCGCCGAGCAGAGAAGCCATAGCGGCGTGCAGTTGCTCTGTGATGGATTCGGCGGATGTGGTGGGATCGAAGTGAAGTAGCTGGCCTACGCGCATTTCGATGGAGCCGGAGTGAAACCCTCGGGCTGAGCGTGGTGCGCCGTATCCGGCAAGCGCGACAGGAAGCACGGTGGCCTGTGTCTGCTGCACGAGCAGGCCGATGCCGGGACGGAAGGGCGCGAGATGGCCGCCGGTCTGGTGTCCCTCAGGGAAGAGGAGCACGTCGAAGCCTGAGTCAAGCGCGCGGCCCGCGTGTTCAAAGCTCTGCCGGAAGCCCGCGCCGCGCGGTAAGGGAAAGACATTGAAGAGCAGCGTGACAAGCCAATACACCAAGGGGCCGGTGAGTGAGGGCATCCAGAGGTCTTCTCCGCGACGCTGGCGCCAGCTGGAGAGGATGTCTGCCGCCATGGCGATGGAGATGCGGCGCCGATGCGCAGGTGGCAGGCCATAGAGCACGAGTGCGGCGTCGTAATTGTTGACGTGATTGGCGATGATGAGCAGTGGCTTTGAATTGGATGAGGCCGGAGGCCGCTGCGCGCGTGGGGCGGCGAAAAGCCAGACGAGCGGGCGGAGCACGCACTCCAGAAATGCATTGCGCAGCAGGCGGGCCGGGTGCGTCCAGGGCCAGCGCGGATAGATATCTGGCAGGGCCTGGTGCGTGGATTTGGAGAGAGCGGGTGCCTGTTCCGGCAGAGGGTGGGAATTTGTACCTTCTATGGATACGTATTGCAGGCCGAGTGCTTTGCGGAGATCGCCGAGGGTAACGGCTTGCTGCAGTGCCGCGTCCTCTAATGTGCGGCCGAGCTGGAGTTCGAGCTTTTCCTGAAGCTGGACGCGGCCCAAGCTATCGAGGCCGAAGTCTTCCTCCAGACGGGAGTGGTCGCTTAAATCTGCGGGAGTGCGCGCCGTGATGGAGACAATGGCCCGGGTGACAGGATCTTCGTTGGCGGATGGGGATTGGGCTTCGGGCTGGTTGGGCTGATTGGGCTGATTGATCCATTCGATGAGGGTGCGACGTTGAATTTTTCCTGTGGCGGTGCGGGGCAGATCGAGTTCGGGCCAGAGCTTGAAGTAGCGGATGCGCTGATGGCCAGCGAGTGCGGCGTTAGCGGCGAGGATGGCCTGCTGCGCCTCTTGAGGAGAGCCGCGGAAGACGAGCACCGCAGCGGGCTCGCTGCCGTTGGGTACGGCATGCGGCACGACGGCGCATGACGCGACGCCGGGCTGCTGCGAAAGCACGGATTCCACATCCTCCGGATGCACGTTCATGCCGGAGGGGGTGACGATGAGCTGATTTCTGCGGCCCAGAAACTGGAGGTTGCCGGAGGCGTCTTCTTTGGCGAGATCGCCGGTGGCGAGCCAGGGTGACTCATTGGAGCGCAGCGCTCCCTGCTGCCAGGTAGCACTGGAAATCATGTCGCCGCGCACGAGGATTTCTCCTTCTTCTGTGAGGCGTACATCGCGGCCGGGAAGCACCTTGCCGATGGTTCCGCGGCCGGGGCGGAAGGGATGATTGAGGGTGATGAGGGCGGAGGACTCGGTCATGCCGTAGCCCTGAATGAGCGCGAAGCCCAAGGTGATCCAGAAGGATTCGAGGTCCGGAGGCAGAGAAGCTCCGCCGCAGACAAAGGCCCAGAATTTGTAACCAATAAGAGAGTGAATACGGCGGAAGCGCCACCAGCGCTTCCAGACGCTGGAATTTTGCGCGGCCTGGAGCTGAGTGACAAGTTCAGGATCGCGGTCGAGGAGATGGCTGCGCAGGATATCGAGCACGCGTGGCACGGCAACGAGCAAAGAGATGCGCTCGTCATGGATGGTCTGGATGATATGGCTTGCCTGAAGACGTGAGTCGAAGTGAACCTCCGCGCCGAGGAGGGGCGGAATCCAGAGTCCCATGAACTGGCCGAAGACATGGCTGAGGGGCAGCGTATGCAGGAATCGCAAAGGATGCACGATGCGTTCGTAGCGCAGGTATTTCTGAATCTCGCGTTCAATGGGCGCGAGGCTCGAAACCATGTTGCGATGAGTGTGGACAATGCCTTTGGGCTCGGCGGTAGTGCCGGAGGTGAAGAGGATCTGCATTGGCGTGTCTGGGCCGACGGAGGGGTCCGTTGTGCTGCTTTGCGCGGCGGGCAACGCGGACGGGAAATCTGCGAATGCAAGCGCAGGAGCGTTTGGGGCAGGTAGACGCTGCAGGAGTTCGTGATCGCCGGCGATGAGGCGGGGATTGGTTTCGCGCAGGATGCGCTGGGTGAACTCCGTGGAGCCGGCGGCGTCGAGAGGAACGGCGAGGACGCCGCGCTGCATGCATCCGTAGAAGGCGCCGATCCATTCGGCGCTGTTTTCTCCCCAGAGGATGACACGGTCGCCGGGGCGAATTCCGCGGCGGAGAAGCTCTGCGGAGAAACGATCAGACAGAGTTACGATTTCCGCGTAGCTGGCTTTGTAACGGCGCACGCCGCGATGACTGACCACGGCTGTCTCGTTGCCGCGTTTGCGGTAATCGTCGAGCAGCGTAGTCAGCGTGTATCGCATCGGGACAAGCCCCCCTCAGGCGCGCGCGAAGTCGATGAAGCCGCGGTACAGGTCGGTGCGAATGAGTTTCACGTGGAGGCGGTCGCCGACATCAAGCCCCTTCTGGCCCTGGACCAGCATGCCATCGACATGCGGCGCGAGGGTGCGGACGAAGGTTCCATAGCTGTTGACGCCGGTGACCACAGCGTTGAACTGCTGGCCGATGCGGCTGGACATGACGACGGCAGCGATTTTTTTGTGCATGTCGCGCTCGAGCTTGCGTTCCGCATCGCCCATGAGTGTGCAGCGCGCTGCAATGGCGGCGAGCGCGGCTTCGCTGTAGGGCGACGCCTGACTTTGCAGGATGGCCTTGAGCAGGCGCTGCGTGACGAGATCGGTATAGCGGCGGTTGGGCGCGGTGGAGTGGGTGTAGTCCTCAACGGCGAGGCCGAAGTGGCCGATGGGGGGATCGTTGGGCTGCTCGGCGACGTACTCGCCGGGACCCATCAGCTTGACGACGGCCAGCGAAAGGTCGGGGAAGTGTGTGGGATCTTTGGAGCGCTGCTCGCAGAGGAATTCATTGAGTGCTTTGGCGTCCGGCTCGCCTGGAAGTTTGGTTCCAAGGGTGGCGGCGAGATCGACGATGCGATTCCAGCGTTTGGGCGTGCGGACCACGCGGCGGATGGAAGAAAATTTATGCGCCGAGAGGAAGCGGGCGACGACGCCGTTGGCCGCGATCATGAAGTCTTCAATGAGTTCGCTGGCGGGATTTTTCCTGACGGGCAAAAGATCGACGACGTGCCCATCTTCGATGACGGGCGTGCTCTCTTCCATATCGAGATTGAGCGCACCGTGGCGCGCGCGCTCGCGGCGCAGGCGCTCTGCAATCTCATGCTGCAGGCGGAGCTGCTCCTGCAGGTCAGGATTGGCGAGCTTGCCCTCGGCCTGCGCCTTGCCCTCAAGCCATGCGCCAACGGCACGGTAGGTGAGCTGGGCGCGATTGTTGACGAGGGCGGGGTAGACTTTGGACTCTTCCACGCACTCGTGCTCGTTGACGGTGAACTCGATGATGAGCGCGGAGCGGTCCTGATTTTCAAGCAGAGAGGTGAGGCCCGCGGAAAGCTGCTCGGGCAGCATCATGAAGGTGGCAACGCCGGTGTAGACCGAAGTGGTGTTGTGCTGGGCG
The DNA window shown above is from Acidobacterium capsulatum ATCC 51196 and carries:
- a CDS encoding TonB-dependent receptor plug domain-containing protein, whose amino-acid sequence is MKTWIVLFSVAAVGSSARAQTTPAVSPVSTTVVVVGSPEPVTIGETNRSATVLNTEKHPLAYQQTEDYLRTDASVFVEQRGAGGSQADISIRGTSFEQTLVLLNGLRINDAETSHNNMDIPVPLAALRSIDVLQGAGSTLYGSDAIGGVVDFVTAKPKHDSLLLRAGGGNYGENEQEAVMAAVGSKWSELLAGERDFSSGFMYDRDYRDEEASSESRYDSRLGESDILVAGDDRAFGANNFYGNYPSYERTKGWFASMQQALGQHTDAAFGYRRHTDEYVLFRNDPAIYENNHIDTSWQAALRRHDAAGRDTRLFYGLEADGDGIHSNNLGVHARNWGAGYLDAEVQAGRASLSAGLRQEIISGGYFITSPMLAAGYFVTQKIKLRGNVGYGFRLPTYLDLYYSDPGTIGNPHLKPESAWNFEGGADWFANARLYVASTVFYSRQHDAIDYTRATASDPYQATNLTGLSFVGWENSAVWQPDDANEMKASWTLLSGAQKALHGLQSEYVFNYPVNNASLEGTHTWAAGYMVHSRIGVTERYEKSPYAVWDLAGARDVGRWRPYVQLTNITNTGYQEVYGVQMPGRAVVAGLEISLTRGARRAEKP
- a CDS encoding AMP-binding protein; translation: MRYTLTTLLDDYRKRGNETAVVSHRGVRRYKASYAEIVTLSDRFSAELLRRGIRPGDRVILWGENSAEWIGAFYGCMQRGVLAVPLDAAGSTEFTQRILRETNPRLIAGDHELLQRLPAPNAPALAFADFPSALPAAQSSTTDPSVGPDTPMQILFTSGTTAEPKGIVHTHRNMVSSLAPIEREIQKYLRYERIVHPLRFLHTLPLSHVFGQFMGLWIPPLLGAEVHFDSRLQASHIIQTIHDERISLLVAVPRVLDILRSHLLDRDPELVTQLQAAQNSSVWKRWWRFRRIHSLIGYKFWAFVCGGASLPPDLESFWITLGFALIQGYGMTESSALITLNHPFRPGRGTIGKVLPGRDVRLTEEGEILVRGDMISSATWQQGALRSNESPWLATGDLAKEDASGNLQFLGRRNQLIVTPSGMNVHPEDVESVLSQQPGVASCAVVPHAVPNGSEPAAVLVFRGSPQEAQQAILAANAALAGHQRIRYFKLWPELDLPRTATGKIQRRTLIEWINQPNQPNQPEAQSPSANEDPVTRAIVSITARTPADLSDHSRLEEDFGLDSLGRVQLQEKLELQLGRTLEDAALQQAVTLGDLRKALGLQYVSIEGTNSHPLPEQAPALSKSTHQALPDIYPRWPWTHPARLLRNAFLECVLRPLVWLFAAPRAQRPPASSNSKPLLIIANHVNNYDAALVLYGLPPAHRRRISIAMAADILSSWRQRRGEDLWMPSLTGPLVYWLVTLLFNVFPLPRGAGFRQSFEHAGRALDSGFDVLLFPEGHQTGGHLAPFRPGIGLLVQQTQATVLPVALAGYGAPRSARGFHSGSIEMRVGQLLHFDPTTSAESITEQLHAAMASLLGEPRV
- a CDS encoding RNB domain-containing ribonuclease, whose amino-acid sequence is MSKSFSDSHLVAAAREAMVARGFEPDYPKPALQELQSELASPPPQSDLPGTQDLRHLLWSSIDNDTSRDLDQIEQAERLPDSRVRVRVGIADVTRLVPLNSALDRHAQHNTTSVYTGVATFMMLPEQLSAGLTSLLENQDRSALIIEFTVNEHECVEESKVYPALVNNRAQLTYRAVGAWLEGKAQAEGKLANPDLQEQLRLQHEIAERLRRERARHGALNLDMEESTPVIEDGHVVDLLPVRKNPASELIEDFMIAANGVVARFLSAHKFSSIRRVVRTPKRWNRIVDLAATLGTKLPGEPDAKALNEFLCEQRSKDPTHFPDLSLAVVKLMGPGEYVAEQPNDPPIGHFGLAVEDYTHSTAPNRRYTDLVTQRLLKAILQSQASPYSEAALAAIAARCTLMGDAERKLERDMHKKIAAVVMSSRIGQQFNAVVTGVNSYGTFVRTLAPHVDGMLVQGQKGLDVGDRLHVKLIRTDLYRGFIDFARA